The nucleotide sequence GCCGCCGCCGATCGCGCCGATCATCGCCGCGGAGCGCGGGTGCACGGGCAGCCGGGAGACGTCGGCGTGCCACACGTTGTCCGCCGGGAACACCCCGCACGGCCGGGCGCTCGGACTCGGCCGGCCGCCGAGCCCGGCCCGGGCCGCCGGGACGGGCGACGGAGGCGCCGGCGGGGCCGGCGTCACGGTGCCCCCGCCGGTGGGCGCCGGCGCGGCGGCCGGCGGGTTCGCGTGGTCGGAGCAGCCGGCAGCGAGCAGGGCGAGCACGGCCGCGACGACGGTGGCGCGGCGGACTGACGGGCGGGCCATTCCGCGCATCCTGCCCGAGGACGGCACCCGCGGCAACGTCGTCTCCGGCCCACCGGCGACCCGCCAGCGCATCCCGGGCCACGCGGCGGCGCGGCGGCCGGGGACGACGGTCAGGCGGCGGCGCGGTCGGCCGGCGGGCGGCGGCGCAGGGCCGGGTCGGTGAGCACCCGCGGGGACCAGACGCCGTCCGGCTGGTAGAGGTTCGTGCCGGGCGGGACGATCTCGTCGATCCGGTCGAGCACCGCGTCGTCGAGCGTCAGCGCCGCGCCCTTGAGCAGCCCCTCCAGCTGCGTCATGGTGCGCGGCCCGAGGATCGCCGAGGTGACCGCCGGGTGCGCCACGGTGAACGCGACGGCCAGCTCCGGCAGCGAGCAGCCGACCTCCTCGGCGAGGGCCACCAGTTCCTCGACGGCGGCGTACTTGGCGGCGTTGTCGGGCAGCGCCGGGTCGAACCGGTCGGGGTTGCGCGCCGGCCGGCCGGCGGTGAGGTCCACGGCCGAACCCCGCCGGTACTTCCCGGAGAGGAAGCCGGAGGCCAGCGGGCTCCACACCAGGACGCCCATGCCGTACCGCTGGCAGACCGGCAGGACCGCGCGCTCGATGCCACGGGCCAGGATCGAGTACGGCGGCTGCTCGGTGCGGAACCGGCCGAGCGCCCGCCGTTCCGCGACGTGCTGCGCCTCGACGATCTCCTCGGCCGGGAAGGTCGAGCAGCCGAACGCCCGGATCTTGCCGGCCCGGACCAGGTCGGTGAGCGCCCCGAGGGTCTCCTCGACGTCGGTGGTGTGGTCGGGCCGGTGCACCTGGTAGAGGTCGATCCAGTCGGTGCCGAGGCGGCGCAGGCTGTCCTCGACGGCGCGGACGATCCAGCGCCGCGAGTTGCCGCCCCGGTTGGGCCCCTCCCCCATCGGGAAGTGCACCTTGGTGGCCAGGACCACGTCGTCCCGCCGGCCCCGCAGCGCCTTGCCGACGATCACCTCCGACTCGCCCGCCGAGTACATGTCGGCGGTGTCCACGAAGTTGACGCCCCGGTCGAGGGCGGTGTGGACGATCCGGGCGCAGTCGTCGTGGTCGGGGTTGCCGACCGACCCGAACATCATGGTGCCGAGACAGTGGACGCTGACCTGGATGCCGGTGCCGCCGAGGACGCGGTAACGCATGTGAGGGCTCCCTGGGATGACGCCGCGCTGACCGGGCGGCGGCCGGTGCGGTCACCGTAGGAGTTCGAGCGCGCTCGAGGTCAACTCTCCGCCGCGGCCTCCCCGGCCTGCGCCAGGTAGCCGGCCGCCTGCAACTCGAACAGCTCCCGGTAGAGGCCCTCCTGGGCCATCAGCTCGTCGTGGTCGCCCTGCTGGACGATCCGGCCGTGGTCCAGCACGAAGATCCGGTCGGCGTGCCGGACGTTGGCCAGCCGGTGCGTGATGAGCACCACGGCCCGGTCGGGGTGCCGCCGCAGGTGCTGGAACAGGGCGTGCTCGGCCCGCGCGTCGAGGGCCGCCGACGGCTCGTCGCAGATCAGCAGGCGGGCGTCCCGGTAGAGACCGCGGGCCGCCACGAGCCGCTGCCACTGCCCGCCGGAGAGGTCCTGGCCGTCCTTGAACTGCCGGTCCAGCAGCGTGTCGTACCCGAACGGCAGCTCGGTGATCATGTCGTGCGCGGCGGCGTCCCGCGCGGCGTCCTCGACACCCGGTCCGGGCCCGTCGGCGGGCCGGTCGTGCCGGCCGACCCGGATGTTCTGCCGTGCGGTGAACGGGAACCGCCACCAGTCCTGACTCATCACCGCCACCTGGGCGGCGGTCTGGCGCGGGTCCAGCTCGGCGCTGTCGACGCCGTCCCACCGGATCACCCCGGCGCTCGGCCGGTAGAGGCCCGCCACGAGCTTGGCCAGGGTGGTCTTGCCGGAGCCGTTCTCCCCCACCAGCGCGATCACCTCACCGCGGCGGACGGTGAGGCTGACCTCGTCCACGGCCGGCGTCCCGGTGTCGGGGTAGCGCAGGCTGACCCGGTCGAGCTCGATCCGGTCGAAGCCGTCGACGGGCCGCGTGCCACCGGCGGGGACCCGCTGCCGGGCCCGGTCGAGGAAGTTCCGGTAGTCCTGGTAGTAGAGGGCGTCCTCGTAGAGCGAGTTGGTGGCGAAGACGGCGGTCCGCAGGCCGGCCCGGGCCGACTGGAGCGCGAGCAGGGCGGTGGCCGCCGCGGCGAGGGCGACCACGCCGTTCAGCAGGAGACCGCCGAGGACCGCGTAGAGCCCGAAAGCGGCGATCCCGGTGGCCGACAGGCCGACCGCGCGGGTCGCCGTCTGCGACCGGGCCAGGCGCAGTTCGGCGCGGGTCTCCAGGCTGACCACCCGGTGGTACTCCGCCAGCAGGAACTCCCGCATCTGGTAGGCGCGGATCTCGCCGGCGGTGTGCCGGTCGGCCATCAGGTCGCCGAGCATGAACTTGCGTCGCCGGCGGGTGATCCGGGCCAGCCAGTCGGAGTGCTGGCGACGGGCCATCCGCACGGCGGTCACGGCCTCCGGCGCGGCGGCGACCAGCAGGCAGGGCAGCAGCAGCGGATGGATCACCGTCACGGCCGCGGCGGTGGCCGCCACGCCGACCACGCCGGTGACCAGGTTGACGGTGTCGTTCACGATGGACCCGGCCTCGGCCAGGCCCCGGTCGCGGGCCCGCACCATCTCCTCGGCGAACCCGGCGTCGTCGAAGGCGGCCAGCTCGACCGCCGAGGTCGTCTCGAACAGCCGCAGCTCCACCGCGTAGTTGATCTGCGGGATGAGCCGCGCCTGCGCCCAGCCCGCCGCGAGGGCCAGGGCGCCCCGGACGGTGACCGCGGCTCCCGCCAGCGCCAGGGCGGGCAGCGCCGCGCGGATCCGGTCGGGCGTGGGACCGGCGGCGAAGAGCTGGTGCAGCACCCCGGTCGTGGCGAGCAGGCCCAGCGTGGTGAGCACGCCGGCGGCGACGTTGAGCCCGATCGAGGCGAGCGTGTCCCGCCGGCTGGTCGCCCAGGCCAGGGCGACGGCCTCCCGGACCAGGGCGGGCAGCCGGCGGGCCACCGACCAGAAGCTGGTGTGGGCCAGCTCCGTGGCCCGGTGCATCCAGTGCGGGTCCTCCAGCTCCGGCAGCGCCGGTTCCTCCGCCGGCCCGTCCTGCTCGGACGGCGGACGTGGGCCGATCACCGTGGTCATGGCACCTCCTCGGCGGAGCGGGCAGCACCGGAGCTTACTTTCCGCAGTCGGCCACTGTCTGCCCGTGACCGGCGTGTCGAACACCCGTCCCAAAGGCGTGTCGCGCCGGCGGATCCCCGCTCCCGAGGGGTGGGCGATGCCGGGTCGCGTCGCGCGTACCCGTTCCGGGTGGCAGGCTGGTGGGGTCGCCGGCAGCGGGGCGACGCCGGCCCGGCCGGCAGACCCGTCGTGAAGGAGAAGATCGACCCGATGGCTGTGGACGTGACCACCACGGACGAATGGCAGGCCCTGCGCAAGCACGCCGAGGCGATGCGCGGCACGCACCTGCGCGAGCTGTTCGCCGCGGACGGGCAGCGGGGCGAACGGCTCACCGGCGAGGTCGCCGACCTGTACGTCGACTACAGCAAGAACCTCGTGACCGACGAGACGCTGAGCCTGCTGGCCGCGCTCGCCGACCGGGTCGGGCTGGCCGACCGGATCGCCGCCATGTTCGCCGGGCAGCACATCAACTCCACCGAGGACCGGGCCGTGCTGCACACCGCCCTGCGGCTGCCCCGCGACGCGTCGCTCACCGTGGACGGCCAGGACGTCGTCGCCGACGTGCACGGCGTGCTGGAGCGGATGTCGGCCTTCGCCGAGCGGGTCCGCTCCGGCGCCTGGCGGGGTCACACCGGCGAGCGGATCAGCACCGTGGTCAACATCGGCATCGGCGGTTCCGACCTCGGGCCGGTGATGGCGTACGAGGCGCTGAAGGCGTACCGGGACGCCGGCATCACCTGCCGGTTCGTGTCCAACATCGACCCGACCGACATCCACGACAAGACCACCGACCTGGACCCGGCCAGCACGCTGTTCGTGGTGGTCTCGAAGACCTTCTCCACCCAGGAGACGCTGGCCAACGCCGACCAGGCGCGGCGCTGGCTGCTGGCCGGCCTGGACGCCGACGACAGCGCCGTGGCCCGGCACTTCGTGGCGGTCAGCACCAACGAGCAGCGGGTCCGCGACTTCGGCATCGACCCGGAGAACATGTTCGGCTTCTGGGACTGGGTGGGCGGGCGCTACTCGCTGCCCTCGGCGGTCGGGCTGTCGGTGATGCTGGCGGTCGGGCCGGCGCGGTTCCGGGAGCTCCTGGACGGCTACCACGCCGTGGACGAGCACTTCCGGAGCACACCGGTGGCGCGGAACGTGCCGGCGCTGCTCGGCCTGCTCAACGTCTGGTACACCGACTTCCTCGGCGCGGAGACCCACGCGGTGCTGCCCTACGCGCAGTACCTGCACCGGTTCCCGGCCTACCTCCAGCAGCTCACCATGGAGAGCAACGGCAAGTCGGTGACGCGGGACGGCCGGGCGGTCACGTACCCGACCGGGGAGATCTTCTGGGGCGAGCCGGGCACCAACGGGCAGCACGCCTTCTACCAGCTCATCCACCAGGGCACCCGGCTGATCCCGGCCGACTTCATCGCGTTCAGCCAGCCCAACCACGACCTGGGCGACATGCACGACCTGTTCATGTCGAACTTCTTCGCGCAGACCGCGGCGCTGGCCTTCGGCCGCACCCGGGAGCAGGTCGAGGCGGAGGGCACCGCGCCGGAGGTGGTGCCGCACCGGGTCATGCCGGGCAACCACCCGACCACGTCGATCATCGCGCCGAAGCTGACCCCGGCGACGCTGGGCCAGCTCATCGCCCTCTACGAGCACATCGTGTTCACCGAGGCCGCGGTCTGGGACATCAACCCCTTCGACCAGTGGGGCGTGGAGCTGGGCAAGGTGATGGCCAACCAGCTCGCGCCGAAGCTCACCGGGGCCGGCCCGGACCTCGGCGACGTGGACTCGTCGACCGCGGCGCTGATCCGCCGCTACCGCGGGCAGCGCGGCCGGGACTGACGGAGACGCGTGGCCGCCGGCCCGAGGCGGCCGGCGGCCACGCGTCAGCCGCGCAGCAGGTCGGCGTGGGCGGCGCGGAGCCGGGCCAGCGCCGGATCACCGGCGGGGGCCCGGCGGTCGAGTTCGGCCCACGCCTCGGCGAGCGCGTCGGCCAGGGTGCGCAGCTCGGCGGCGTGCCGCCGGCTGCTCTGCCGGTGCAGCTCCTCCAGCCGGCGGGACCAGCCGGCGCTGATCGCGGCGATCCGCTCGGCGTCGGCCCGGGCCTGCGCCGCGGTGCGCGCCGCGGCGGCGGGCACGATCGCGGCGACCGGCCGTGGATCGCCGTCGCGGGTGACGACGGTGACGGTGTCGGTCAGCTCGGCCAGGGAGACGAGCTGGGTGAGCCGGGTGCGGACCTCGCGCAGCGGCAGGGCGCGCGGCTGCGGGGACCGGTCGGCCAGTGCGGGGACAGCCATGGACACATGTTGACGTCCGGGTACGACAGAACTCCCCGCGCGGTGCCAGGGCCCGCCCGGCTAGCCCTCCGGCTTCCACTCCGGGGCCAGCACGGACCAGACCTCCAGGTCGGCCCGGCCGTCCGGCCCCGGGGCGGCCTCGCGGAGCACACCGTCGCGGCTCATCCCCAGCCGCCGGGCGACGGCGATGCTGCGCGCGTTGGCGGCCTTGGTGACCCACTCCACCCGGTGGATGCCGCGGTCCCGGATCGCCCAGTCGATGATGACCCGGGCGGCGCGGGTGATGAGGCCCTGCCCCTCGGCGGCGGGCTCCAGCCAGCAGCCGGCCTCGGCGGCGCCCGTGGTGGTGCTCAGCGACACGAACATCACCCCGCCGACCAGCGTGCCGTGCCGCCAGATGCCCCAGATCCCGCCGTCGTCGCGGGCCCACCGGTCGGCGTAGTTCTGCAGGACCCGGCGGGCGGACTCGGCGTCGGTGGCCACGAAGGACGCGCCCACCCAGGGGGCGATGTGCTCCCGGCAGCGGTCGAGGTTGGCGAGGAACTCGCCGGCGTGCCACGGCATCAGCTGCCGCAGCTCGGCGTCGTCGATCAGGGGAAGGGCGAACATCCGAGCAACCTACCGGGCGGGCACGCCCGGGAGCGCCCCCTTTCCACCGGTCAGGGATGCATCTCGTACGCGCCGGCGAGGGCGACCACCCGCTGCCACACGCGGGCGGTGCGGTCGGCGTCGACGACCGGCCGCCGGAGGTGGGCGAGCGCCCAGGCCGCCTGCGCCTCGGTGGTGGCCGCCTTGCCGTGCAGGTCGGTGGCGTACCCGGAGAAGTCCCGGACCAGCAGGTCGAAGATCTCGTCGAGCAGGTCGGCGTCGAGGCCGGTCAGCTCGGCCTGCTCCAGGATGAGCTGGCCGTACACGACCAGGGCGAAGAGCTGGCCGACGGTCAGCAGGAAGTCCAGGTCCCGCTGCTGGGCCTCGTCCGGGGCGTGCGCGGCGAGCAGGGCGGTCAGCCCGTCGGCCTGCTCGCGGAACCGGGCCACGTTGGGCAGGTGGGCGTGCGCGTCGTAGGCGGTGCGCCAGTCGTGGAAGCGGATGGCGCCGAGGCCGCGGGCCGGGCCCTGGGCGAACAGGAACTCGTCGTCGGCCGGGTCCTGCCGGGTCGGCACGGGCGGGTACGCGGCCGGCCGGAACAGGTAGTTCGGCATGAACTTGAGGATCAACGCCAGGTTGACGTGCACCGTCCCCTCCAGCTTCGGCAGGCCGCGGATGTCCTTGGCGGCCTTGTCGAAGTAGGTGTCGGCCTCGAAGCCCTTGGCGGCGATCACGTCCCAGAGCAGGTCGACGACCTTCTCGCCCTCGGTGGTGACCTTCATCTTGGTCATCGGGTTGAACAGCAGGTACCGGCGGTCGTCCGGGCCGGCCGAGCGGAAGTAGTCGACGGCCCGGTCGCTGAACAACTTCATGGCCACGAGGCGGGCGTACGCGTCGGTGAGCTCGCGGCGCACGTGCGGGAAGTCGGTGACCCGCCGGCCGTAGAGGATCCGCTGGTGGGCGTGGGTGACCGCCTCGTACATGGCGTGCTCGCAGATGCCGATGGAGGCGGTGCAGAGGTTGAACTTGCCGACGTTGACGGTGTTGAGCGCGGCGTCGAAGGCGGCCGGGCCGGTGTGCAGCACGTCCTCGGCGCGCACCGGGTAATCCTCCAGGCGGAACTCGCTGACGTACATCTGCGCGTTGACCACGTTCCGGACCAGCCGGTACGCGGGGTGCCGGCTGTCGGCGGCGAAGAAGACGTACCCCTCGGGGCCCTCCACGTCGGCGCGGCGGCCGAAGACGGAGACCAGCCCGGCGACGTTGCCGTTGCCGATGTAGTACTTGGCGCCGGTGGCCCGGAAGCCGCCGTCGGCGTCGGGGGTGAGCAGCAGGTCGGTGGAGTAGATGTCGGCGCCGTGCGGCCGCTCGGAGAGGCCGAACGCCATGACGTGCCCCTCGTCGAGCAGCGCGGCGGCGCGGGCCCGGGCGGCGGCGTTGCCGCTCTGCCAGACCGGCCCGAGGCCGAGCACGGTGACCTGCCAGGTGTACCAGTAGCCGAGCCCGTAGAAGCCGAGGATCTCGCTGAGCGCCGCGTTGCGGGCGGTGTCCCAGCGCTTGTCCGGGTCGTCGCCGCCGTCGGCGGCCGGGGTGAGGAAGGTGGCGAAGAGCCCCTCCTTGGCGGCGAAGTCGAGGAAGTCGGCGTACCACTCGTGGTGGTTGTAGCTGTCCACGAGGGCCCGCTTGCCCCGGGACTCGAACCAGTCGATCGTGGCGCGCAGCAGCCGCCGGGAGGTCTCGTCGAGGTGGGCGGGGTCGTAGCGGTGCGGGTGGAACAGCAGGGGGTCGGTCATGGGTTCGCCTTCCTACCGGTGGCGGGATCGAGGTGGCGCAGGGTGTCGAGGACGTCGTCGAGCCAGGCCAGCACCATCCGCTCGTACGCGATGCCGCCGCGCAGGACGACGTGCTGGAGGGCCGCGCGGGCCTCCCGGGTCGTGGGGTCGGGGAAATCGCGGCGCTCGCCGGCCAGGTAGCCGGCGAGGGTGGCCTCGTGGTCGGCGCGGTAGCGCTCGACCTCGGCGACCAGGGCGGCGCGACCGGCCGCGTCGTC is from Micromonospora terminaliae and encodes:
- a CDS encoding acyl-CoA dehydrogenase family protein, which translates into the protein MTDPLLFHPHRYDPAHLDETSRRLLRATIDWFESRGKRALVDSYNHHEWYADFLDFAAKEGLFATFLTPAADGGDDPDKRWDTARNAALSEILGFYGLGYWYTWQVTVLGLGPVWQSGNAAARARAAALLDEGHVMAFGLSERPHGADIYSTDLLLTPDADGGFRATGAKYYIGNGNVAGLVSVFGRRADVEGPEGYVFFAADSRHPAYRLVRNVVNAQMYVSEFRLEDYPVRAEDVLHTGPAAFDAALNTVNVGKFNLCTASIGICEHAMYEAVTHAHQRILYGRRVTDFPHVRRELTDAYARLVAMKLFSDRAVDYFRSAGPDDRRYLLFNPMTKMKVTTEGEKVVDLLWDVIAAKGFEADTYFDKAAKDIRGLPKLEGTVHVNLALILKFMPNYLFRPAAYPPVPTRQDPADDEFLFAQGPARGLGAIRFHDWRTAYDAHAHLPNVARFREQADGLTALLAAHAPDEAQQRDLDFLLTVGQLFALVVYGQLILEQAELTGLDADLLDEIFDLLVRDFSGYATDLHGKAATTEAQAAWALAHLRRPVVDADRTARVWQRVVALAGAYEMHP
- a CDS encoding ABC transporter ATP-binding protein, which codes for MTTVIGPRPPSEQDGPAEEPALPELEDPHWMHRATELAHTSFWSVARRLPALVREAVALAWATSRRDTLASIGLNVAAGVLTTLGLLATTGVLHQLFAAGPTPDRIRAALPALALAGAAVTVRGALALAAGWAQARLIPQINYAVELRLFETTSAVELAAFDDAGFAEEMVRARDRGLAEAGSIVNDTVNLVTGVVGVAATAAAVTVIHPLLLPCLLVAAAPEAVTAVRMARRQHSDWLARITRRRRKFMLGDLMADRHTAGEIRAYQMREFLLAEYHRVVSLETRAELRLARSQTATRAVGLSATGIAAFGLYAVLGGLLLNGVVALAAAATALLALQSARAGLRTAVFATNSLYEDALYYQDYRNFLDRARQRVPAGGTRPVDGFDRIELDRVSLRYPDTGTPAVDEVSLTVRRGEVIALVGENGSGKTTLAKLVAGLYRPSAGVIRWDGVDSAELDPRQTAAQVAVMSQDWWRFPFTARQNIRVGRHDRPADGPGPGVEDAARDAAAHDMITELPFGYDTLLDRQFKDGQDLSGGQWQRLVAARGLYRDARLLICDEPSAALDARAEHALFQHLRRHPDRAVVLITHRLANVRHADRIFVLDHGRIVQQGDHDELMAQEGLYRELFELQAAGYLAQAGEAAAES
- a CDS encoding type II toxin-antitoxin system Phd/YefM family antitoxin → MAVPALADRSPQPRALPLREVRTRLTQLVSLAELTDTVTVVTRDGDPRPVAAIVPAAAARTAAQARADAERIAAISAGWSRRLEELHRQSSRRHAAELRTLADALAEAWAELDRRAPAGDPALARLRAAHADLLRG
- a CDS encoding aldo/keto reductase; translated protein: MRYRVLGGTGIQVSVHCLGTMMFGSVGNPDHDDCARIVHTALDRGVNFVDTADMYSAGESEVIVGKALRGRRDDVVLATKVHFPMGEGPNRGGNSRRWIVRAVEDSLRRLGTDWIDLYQVHRPDHTTDVEETLGALTDLVRAGKIRAFGCSTFPAEEIVEAQHVAERRALGRFRTEQPPYSILARGIERAVLPVCQRYGMGVLVWSPLASGFLSGKYRRGSAVDLTAGRPARNPDRFDPALPDNAAKYAAVEELVALAEEVGCSLPELAVAFTVAHPAVTSAILGPRTMTQLEGLLKGAALTLDDAVLDRIDEIVPPGTNLYQPDGVWSPRVLTDPALRRRPPADRAAA
- a CDS encoding GNAT family N-acetyltransferase; this encodes MFALPLIDDAELRQLMPWHAGEFLANLDRCREHIAPWVGASFVATDAESARRVLQNYADRWARDDGGIWGIWRHGTLVGGVMFVSLSTTTGAAEAGCWLEPAAEGQGLITRAARVIIDWAIRDRGIHRVEWVTKAANARSIAVARRLGMSRDGVLREAAPGPDGRADLEVWSVLAPEWKPEG
- the pgi gene encoding glucose-6-phosphate isomerase, encoding MAVDVTTTDEWQALRKHAEAMRGTHLRELFAADGQRGERLTGEVADLYVDYSKNLVTDETLSLLAALADRVGLADRIAAMFAGQHINSTEDRAVLHTALRLPRDASLTVDGQDVVADVHGVLERMSAFAERVRSGAWRGHTGERISTVVNIGIGGSDLGPVMAYEALKAYRDAGITCRFVSNIDPTDIHDKTTDLDPASTLFVVVSKTFSTQETLANADQARRWLLAGLDADDSAVARHFVAVSTNEQRVRDFGIDPENMFGFWDWVGGRYSLPSAVGLSVMLAVGPARFRELLDGYHAVDEHFRSTPVARNVPALLGLLNVWYTDFLGAETHAVLPYAQYLHRFPAYLQQLTMESNGKSVTRDGRAVTYPTGEIFWGEPGTNGQHAFYQLIHQGTRLIPADFIAFSQPNHDLGDMHDLFMSNFFAQTAALAFGRTREQVEAEGTAPEVVPHRVMPGNHPTTSIIAPKLTPATLGQLIALYEHIVFTEAAVWDINPFDQWGVELGKVMANQLAPKLTGAGPDLGDVDSSTAALIRRYRGQRGRD